One Camelina sativa cultivar DH55 chromosome 3, Cs, whole genome shotgun sequence genomic window carries:
- the LOC104759141 gene encoding protein TSS isoform X2, whose amino-acid sequence MAPKNNRGKTKGDKKKKEEKVLPVIVDVIVNLPDETEAILKGISTDRIIDVRRLLSVNLDTCHITNYSLSHEVRGSQLKDTVDVSALKPCLLTLTEEDYNEGTAVAHIRRLLDIVACTTCFGPSPEKSESVKSAQVKGVGKNSKHSETSPPPSPASKDAVIDDAGETSHSFPKLGSFYEFFSLAHLTPPLQYIRLVTKRDTEDISAEDHLLSIDVKLCNGKLVHIEGCRKGFYSIGKQRIICHSLVDLLRQISRAFDNAYSDLLKAFSERNKFGNLPYGFRANTWLIPPTAAQSPAAFPPLPVEDERWGGDGGGQGRDGTYDLVPWSNEFAFIASMPCNTAEERQVRDRKVFLLHNLFVDVATFRAIKAVQKVMTELVLAQEDSEVLYSETTGDLSVTVTRDTSNASSKVDTKIDGIQATGLDKKKLMERNLLKGLTADENTAAHDVATLGTISLKYCGYIAVVKIEKESEELSPPSQIVDLLEQPEGGANALNINSLRFLLHKSSSEQNKKTPHQQDDELTSSREFVSKMVEESIVKLEEEDIDRESIMRWELGACWIQHLQDQKNTEKDKKQNSEKSKNELKVEGLGKPLKSLNSSKKKTDVSSPKTTQTAVSSEVDGVSSETNNSAATASLQSDAEKNAQENVLVLKNLLSDAAFTRLKESDTGLHHKSLQELVDLAQNYYTEVAIPKLVADFGSLELSPVDGRTLTDFMHTRGLRMRSLGYVVKLSDKLSHVQSLCVHEMIVRALKHILQAVISAIATDTDNIAIKVAAALNMMLGIPENTAAPPQNTWNVHPLIFWWLEKFLKKRYDYDLNAFSYKDLRKFAILRGLCHKVGIELIPRDFDMDSPAPFRKTDVVSLVPVHKQAACSSADGRQLLESSKTALDKGKLEDAVTYGTKALAKLVAVCGPYHRMTAGAYSLLAVVLYHTGDFSQATIYQQKALDINERELGLDHPDTMKSYGDLAVFYYRLQHTELALKYVKRALYLLHLTCGPSHPNTAATYINVAMMEEGLGNVHVALRYLHKALKCNQRLLGPDHIQTAASYHAIAIALSLMEAYHLSVQHEQTTLRILRAKLGPDDLRTQDAAAWLEYFESKAFEQQEAARNGTPKPDASIASKGHLSVSDLLDYINPSHNAKGKESVAAKRKNYIMKLKEKSKQSNVSEHLAEVPREKQKEMSEEETEETGSEEGKSSEENHETILAPVEEPPSPPVIEEAIMDNSNPITSSEVSTEPHHPDGSEDGWQPVQRPRSAGSYGRRMKQRRASIGKVYTYQKKNVEADIDNPLFQNATQQNEKYYILKKRTASYASYADHHSPGLTAQGTKFGRKIVKTLAYRVKSMQPSSGNTKTAGETSEEDGLKTDASSVVPATQSSTVQSEAYHTKNSVVSLGKSPSYKEVALAPPGSIAKYQVWAPQNEASDKQEGDELERTGLQEEVKTEFSANMESTKTQGEEDIKVELQPSEVIVEGNILIENEESGGGIHVEEQVEGELINEGVTDIIHSTTEQEMADQLAADTEDLKEKLLISATDSSDPSRILLPNKKLSASAAPFNPSSPPSIIRPTPIGMNIGPSWPVNMTLHHGPPPPYPSPPSTPNLMQPMSFVYPPPYTQSVPTSTYPVTSGPFHPNQFPWQLNVSDFVPRTVWPGCHPVEFPPPQMITEPIAATVLEPTVILPTDIDTSGVEEGIKKEEEEEEGKRDVAIADEVMDSVNHVNNAVARSEMENGNRKAEDGEKTFSILLRGRRSRKQTLRMPISLLKPYDSQPFKLGYSRVIRDSEAPRSVA is encoded by the exons ATGGCTCCCAAGAACAACCGTGGAAAGACTAAaggagacaagaagaagaaggaagagaaag TTCTCCCGGTTATCGTGGATGTCATTGTAAACCTTCCCGATGAAACGGAGGCTATTCTCaag GGCATATCAACGGACAGGATCATAGATGTTCGGCGGCTTTTATCGGTTAACTTGGATACTTGCCACATCACCAATTATTCACTCTCCCATGAG GTCAGAGGATCGCAGTTAAAAGACACAGTGGATGTTTCGGCGCTTAAACCGTGTCTTCTCACGTTAACGGAAG AGGATTATAACGAAGGAACAGCAGTGGCTCACATCAGACGACTGCTTGACATCGTCGCCTGCACCACTTGCTTTGGTCCATCGCCGGAGAAATCCGAATCCGTGAAAAGTGCTCAGGTCAAGGGAGTTGGGAAGAATTCCAAACATTCGGAAACGTCTCCTCCTCCGTCTCCTGCGTCCAAGGATGCGGTGATTGATGACGCCGGAGAGACCAGCCACTCTTTCCCTAAGCTTGGAAGCTTCTACGAGTTTTTCTCTCTCGCTCACCTCACTCCTCCTCTTCAAT ATATACGCCTTGTGACTAAGCGGGACACCGAAGATATATCGGCGGAAGATCATCTTCTCTCCATCGAT gtGAAGCTTTGTAATGGGAAGCTCGTTCATATTGAAGGTTGCAGAAAAGGATTTTACAGTATTGGGAAACAGAGAATTATATGTCACAGCCTTGTTGACTTGCTTAGACAAATTAGTAGAGCCTTTGATAAT GCTTACAGTGATCTTCTGAAAGCATTTTCGGAGCGCAACAAG TTTGGGAATCTTCCATATGGGTTTAGAGCTAACACATGGCTCATACCGCCTACTGCGGCTCAGTCACCAGCAGCGTTCCCGCCTCTCCCTGTCGAGGATGAGAGATGGGGAGGGGATGGTGGTGGTCAAGGGAGAGATGGCACCTACGATTTGGTTCCGTGGTCCAACGAGTTTGCCTTTATTGCATCTATGCCTTGCAACACAGCAGAGGAGAGACAAGTCAGAGACAGAAAAGTGTTTCTTCTTCACAACCTCTTTGTCGATGTCGCGACTTTTAGAGCCATCAAGGCTGTTCAGAAAGTAATGACTGAGCTTGTACTGGCTCAAGAAGACTCTGAAGTTCTATATTCCGAGACAACTGGAGACTTGAGTGTTACGGTTACAAGGGATACTTCAAACGCTAGTAGTAAAGTGGATACAAAAATTGATGGAATTCAAGCCACTGGTCTCGATAAAAAGAAGCTGATGGAACGGAACCTTCTCAAGGGACTTACTGCTGATGAAAATACTGCTGCCCAT GACGTTGCTACTTTAGGGACTATAAGTCTTAAGTACTGCGGTTACATTGCTGTTGTGAAAATAGAGAAGGAGAGTGAGGAGTTAAGCCCACCTTCTCAAATTGTTGACCTCCTTGAACAGCCTGAAGGTGGTGCTAATGCTCTAAACATTAACAG TTTGAGATTCCTTCTCCATAAATCCTCATCTGAGCAGAACAAGAAAACACCTCATCAACAAGATGATGAGCTCACATCTTCACGGGAATTTGTAAGTAAAATGGTGGAAGAAAGTATTGtaaagcttgaagaagaggatatagACAGGGAGAGTATCATGAGATGGGAGCTTGGTGCTTGTTGGATACAGCATTTACAAGACCAAAAGAATACGGAAAaggacaaaaaacaaaacagtgaAAAATCCAAGAACGAATTGAAGGTGGAAGGACTTGGGAAACCGCTTAAGTCCCTCAATAGcagcaaaaagaaaacagatgtAAGCAGCCCTAAGACGACGCAGACTGCAGTATCCTCTGAGGTTGATGGGGTTTCTTCAGAGACTAATAATTCTGCAGCAACTGCATCTTTGCAATCCGATGCCGAGAAGAATGCCCAAGAAAATGTACTCGTCTTGAAGAATTTGTTGTCTGATGCAGCCTTCACTCGCCTAAAAGAGTCAGATACTGGACTTCATCACAAG tcTTTGCAAGAACTTGTCGACTTGGCACAGAATTATTATACTGAAGTTGCTATTCCGAAACTG GTTGCAGATTTTGGTTCCTTGGAGCTCTCCCCAGTCGATGGTCGTACTCTAACTGATTTTATGCACACAAGAGGTCTTCGGATGCGTTCTTTAGGATATGTT GTGAAGCTTTCAGATAAGTTGTCACATGTACAATCACTGTGTGTTCATGAGATGATAGTAAGAGCCCTTAAACATATCCTCCAGGCGGTGATTTCGGCCATTGCTACTGACACTGACAATATAGCTATAAAAGTAGCTGCTGCTTTGAACATGATGCTTGGGATTCCTGAAAATACTGCAGCACCACCACAGAACACTTGGAATGTCCATCCTCTGATCTTCTGGTGGTTGGAGAAATTCTTGAAGAAGCGATATGATTATGATCTTAATGCCTTCAGTTACAAGGATCTACGGAAGTTTGCCATTCTACGTGGATTATGCCATAAG gttGGTATTGAGTTGATTCCAAGGGACTTTGACATGGATTCTCCAGCACCGTTTCGGAAAACAGATGTGGTCAGTCTGGTCCCAGTGCATAAG CAAGCAGCATGTTCATCTGCTGATGGGAGGCAACTTCTGGAGTCTTCTAAAACAGCTTTAGATAAAGGAAAGCTTGAAGATGCGGTTACGTACGGAACAAAG gcTCTTGCTAAACTTGTAGCAGTTTGCGGTCCCTATCACAGAATGACAGCCGGAGCTTACAGTTTACTTGCTGTAGTTCTATATCACACTGGTGACTTTAGTCAG GCTACGATATATCAGCAAAAGGCTTTAGATATCAATGAGAGGGAACTTGGACTTGATCATCCAGATACGATGAAGAGTTATGGTGATCTTGCTGTCTTCTATTATAGGCTTCAGCATACAGAGCTGGCTCTTAA gtaTGTTAAGCGTGCGTTGTATCTCTTACATCTCACATGCGGTCCATCTCATCCGAACACTGCTGCTACATACATCAATGTAGCCATGATGGAGGAAGGTCTAGGAAATGTACATGTTGCCTTGAGGTACCTTCACAAAGCTCTCAAGTGTAATCAAAGGTTGCTTGGTCCTGATCACATCCAG ACTGCTGCAAGTTACCATGCCATAGCAATTGCGCTCTCGTTGATGGAGGCATACCATTTAAGTGTTCAGCATGAGCAAACAACCTTAAGAATCCTCCGAGCAAAGCTTGGGCCAGATGATTTACGTACTCAG GATGCTGCTGCTTGGCTAGAATACTTTGAGTCCAAGGCTTTTGAGCAACAAGAAGCTGCACGAAATGGAACTCCTAAGCCAGACGCGTCTATAGCCAGCAAAGGGCACCTAAG TGTATCCGATCTACTCGACTATATCAACCCAAGCCATAACGCCAAAGGGAAAGAGAGTGTGGCAGCAAAGAGGAAGAACTATATTATGAAG CTAAAGGAAAAATCCAAGCAGAGCAATGTTTCTGAACATTTAGCAGAAGTTccgagagaaaaacaaaaggagaTGTCTGAGGAGGAGACAGAAGAAACTGGATCAGAAGAAGGTAAATCAAGCGAAGAAAATCACGAGACAATTCTTGCACCAGTTGAAGAACCACCTTCTCCTCCAGTCATTGAGGAGGCTATTATGGATAACAGTAATCCAATTACATCTAGTGAAGTTTCAACCGAGCCACATCACCCTGATGGTAGTGAAGATGGATGGCAACCAGTTCAAAGACCGAGATCTGCTGGATCATATGGTCGCAGGATGAAGCAGCGACGAGCATCCATTGGGAAAGTATATACATATCAGAAGAAGAATGTTGAAGCTGATATTGATAATCCTCTTTTCCAGAATGCTACTCAGCAGAACGAAAAATACTACATTCTCAAGAAGCGAACAGCGTCGTATGCAAGCTATGCGGATCACCATTCTCCTGGTTTAACAGCTCAAGGCACCAAATTTGGGAGGAAGATAGTCAAAACCTTGGCGTATCGGGTTAAATCGATGCAGCCGTCTTCTGGTAATACTAAGACTGCTGGTgaaacttcagaagaagatGGGTTAAAGACAGATGCTTCTTCTGTTGTGCCAGCTACTCAGTCTAGTACTGTGCAAAGTGAAGCCTACCACACGAAAAACTCTGTTGTAAGTCTTGGAAAATCTCCATCATACAAGGAAGTAGCATTGGCACCACCTGGTTCGATTGCCAAGTATCAAGTCTGGGCTCCACAAAATGAAGCTTCAGATAAGCAAGAGGGTGATGAGTTGGAGAGAACAGGATTACAGGAAGAGGTTAAAACTGAATTCTCTGCAAACATGGAATCTACCAAAACTCAAGGCGAAGAAGATATCAAAGTAGAGTTACAACCATCTGAAGTGATAGTTGAAGGAAacattttaattgaaaatgaagaaTCTGGTGGTGGCATTCATGTGGAAGAACAAGTTGAAGGTGAATTGATAAACGAAGGTGTTACAGATATAATTCATTCAACCACAGAGCAAGAAATGGCAGATCAGTTAGCTGCTGATACCGAAGATCTGAAGGAAAAACTATTAATATCTGCTACAGACTCAAGCGACCCCTCACGAATATTGTTACCTAACAAGAAGCTATCTGCTTCAGCTGCTCCATTCAACCCATCATCACCTCCAAGTATAATACGTCCTACTCCAATAGGAATGAACATTGGACCGTCTTGGCCTGTGAACATGACTCTTCATCACGGACCTCCTCCTCCTTACCCTTCACCTCCGTCAACTCCAAACTTGATGCAGCCAATGTCCTTTGTTTATCCTCCTCCTTACACTCAGTCAGTCCCCACAAGTACTTACCCTGTAACAAGTGGCCCTTTTCATCCCAATCAGTTCCCGTGGCAGCTCAATGTGTCGGATTTTGTACCAAGAACGGTTTGGCCTGGATGCCATCCAGTTGAGTTCCCCCCTCCCCAGATGATCACCGAGCCAATAGCTGCAACTGTGTTAGAGCCAACTGTGATTCTGCCAACTGATATTGACACTTCAGGAGTAGAAGAAGgcataaaaaaggaagaagaagaagaagaaggcaagcGAGATGTGGCTATCGCGGACGAAGTTATGGATTCTGTTAACCATGTGAACAATGCAGTGGCTCGCAGTGAAATGGAGAATGGAAACCGAAAAGCCGAGGATGGTGAGAAAACTTTTAGCATTTTGTTAAGAGGGAGGAGAAGCAGGAAACAGACACTGAGAATGCCAATAAGTTTGCTTAAACCTTATGATTCTCAACCGTTCAAGCTTGGTTATAGCAGAGTTATCAGAGACAGCGAGGCTCCAAGGTCTGTAGCCTGA
- the LOC104759141 gene encoding protein TSS isoform X3, which translates to MAPKNNRGKTKGDKKKKEEKVLPVIVDVIVNLPDETEAILKGISTDRIIDVRRLLSVNLDTCHITNYSLSHEVRGSQLKDTVDVSALKPCLLTLTEEDYNEGTAVAHIRRLLDIVACTTCFGPSPEKSESVKSAQVKGVGKNSKHSETSPPPSPASKDAVIDDAGETSHSFPKLGSFYEFFSLAHLTPPLQYIRLVTKRDTEDISAEDHLLSIDVKLCNGKLVHIEGCRKGFYSIGKQRIICHSLVDLLRQISRAFDNAYSDLLKAFSERNKFGNLPYGFRANTWLIPPTAAQSPAAFPPLPVEDERWGGDGGGQGRDGTYDLVPWSNEFAFIASMPCNTAEERQVRDRKVFLLHNLFVDVATFRAIKAVQKVMTELVLAQEDSEVLYSETTGDLSVTVTRDTSNASSKVDTKIDGIQATGLDKKKLMERNLLKGLTADENTAAHDVATLGTISLKYCGYIAVVKIEKESEELSPPSQIVDLLEQPEGGANALNINSLRFLLHKSSSEQNKKTPHQQDDELTSSREFVSKMVEESIVKLEEEDIDRESIMRWELGACWIQHLQDQKNTEKDKKQNSEKSKNELKVEGLGKPLKSLNSSKKKTDVSSPKTTQTAVSSEVDGVSSETNNSAATASLQSDAEKNAQENVLVLKNLLSDAAFTRLKESDTGLHHKSLQELVDLAQNYYTEVAIPKLVADFGSLELSPVDGRTLTDFMHTRGLRMRSLGYVVKLSDKLSHVQSLCVHEMIVRALKHILQAVISAIATDTDNIAIKVAAALNMMLGIPENTAAPPQNTWNVHPLIFWWLEKFLKKRYDYDLNAFSYKDLRKFAILRGLCHKVGIELIPRDFDMDSPAPFRKTDVVSLVPVHKQAACSSADGRQLLESSKTALDKGKLEDAVTYGTKALAKLVAVCGPYHRMTAGAYSLLAVVLYHTGDFSQATIYQQKALDINERELGLDHPDTMKSYGDLAVFYYRLQHTELALKYVKRALYLLHLTCGPSHPNTAATYINVAMMEEGLGNVHVALRYLHKALKCNQRLLGPDHIQTAASYHAIAIALSLMEAYHLSVQHEQTTLRILRAKLGPDDLRTQDAAAWLEYFESKAFEQQEAARNGTPKPDASIASKGHLSVSDLLDYINPSHNAKGKESVAAKRKNYIMKLKEKSKQSNVSEHLAEVPREKQKEMSEEETEETGSEEGKSSEENHETILAPVEEPPSPPVIEEAIMDNSNPITSSEVSTEPHHPDGSEDGWQPVQRPRSAGSYGRRMKQRRASIGKVYTYQKKNVEADIDNPLFQNATQQNEKYYILKKRTASYASYADHHSPGLTAQGTKFGRKIVKTLAYRVKSMQPSSGNTKTAGETSEEDGLKTDASSVVPATQSSTVQSEAYHTKNSVVSLGKSPSYKEVALAPPGSIAKYQVWAPQNEASDKQEGDELERTGLQEEVKTEFSANMESTKTQGEEDIKVELQPSEVIVEGNILIENEESGGGIHVEEQVEGELINEGVTDIIHSTTEQEMADQLAADTEDLKEKLLISATDSSDPSRILLPNKKLSASAAPFNPSSPPSIIRPTPIGMNIGPSWPVNMTLHHGPPPPYPSPPSTPNLMQPMSFVYPPPYTQSVPTSTYPVTSGPFHPNQFPWQLNVSDFVPRTVWPGCHPVEFPPPQMITEPIAATVLEPTVILPTDIDTSGVEEGIKKEEEEEEGKRDVAIADEVMDSVNHVNNAVARSEMENGNRKAEDGEKTFSILLRGRRSRKQTLRMPISLLKPYDSQPFKLGYSRVIRDSEAPR; encoded by the exons ATGGCTCCCAAGAACAACCGTGGAAAGACTAAaggagacaagaagaagaaggaagagaaag TTCTCCCGGTTATCGTGGATGTCATTGTAAACCTTCCCGATGAAACGGAGGCTATTCTCaag GGCATATCAACGGACAGGATCATAGATGTTCGGCGGCTTTTATCGGTTAACTTGGATACTTGCCACATCACCAATTATTCACTCTCCCATGAG GTCAGAGGATCGCAGTTAAAAGACACAGTGGATGTTTCGGCGCTTAAACCGTGTCTTCTCACGTTAACGGAAG AGGATTATAACGAAGGAACAGCAGTGGCTCACATCAGACGACTGCTTGACATCGTCGCCTGCACCACTTGCTTTGGTCCATCGCCGGAGAAATCCGAATCCGTGAAAAGTGCTCAGGTCAAGGGAGTTGGGAAGAATTCCAAACATTCGGAAACGTCTCCTCCTCCGTCTCCTGCGTCCAAGGATGCGGTGATTGATGACGCCGGAGAGACCAGCCACTCTTTCCCTAAGCTTGGAAGCTTCTACGAGTTTTTCTCTCTCGCTCACCTCACTCCTCCTCTTCAAT ATATACGCCTTGTGACTAAGCGGGACACCGAAGATATATCGGCGGAAGATCATCTTCTCTCCATCGAT gtGAAGCTTTGTAATGGGAAGCTCGTTCATATTGAAGGTTGCAGAAAAGGATTTTACAGTATTGGGAAACAGAGAATTATATGTCACAGCCTTGTTGACTTGCTTAGACAAATTAGTAGAGCCTTTGATAAT GCTTACAGTGATCTTCTGAAAGCATTTTCGGAGCGCAACAAG TTTGGGAATCTTCCATATGGGTTTAGAGCTAACACATGGCTCATACCGCCTACTGCGGCTCAGTCACCAGCAGCGTTCCCGCCTCTCCCTGTCGAGGATGAGAGATGGGGAGGGGATGGTGGTGGTCAAGGGAGAGATGGCACCTACGATTTGGTTCCGTGGTCCAACGAGTTTGCCTTTATTGCATCTATGCCTTGCAACACAGCAGAGGAGAGACAAGTCAGAGACAGAAAAGTGTTTCTTCTTCACAACCTCTTTGTCGATGTCGCGACTTTTAGAGCCATCAAGGCTGTTCAGAAAGTAATGACTGAGCTTGTACTGGCTCAAGAAGACTCTGAAGTTCTATATTCCGAGACAACTGGAGACTTGAGTGTTACGGTTACAAGGGATACTTCAAACGCTAGTAGTAAAGTGGATACAAAAATTGATGGAATTCAAGCCACTGGTCTCGATAAAAAGAAGCTGATGGAACGGAACCTTCTCAAGGGACTTACTGCTGATGAAAATACTGCTGCCCAT GACGTTGCTACTTTAGGGACTATAAGTCTTAAGTACTGCGGTTACATTGCTGTTGTGAAAATAGAGAAGGAGAGTGAGGAGTTAAGCCCACCTTCTCAAATTGTTGACCTCCTTGAACAGCCTGAAGGTGGTGCTAATGCTCTAAACATTAACAG TTTGAGATTCCTTCTCCATAAATCCTCATCTGAGCAGAACAAGAAAACACCTCATCAACAAGATGATGAGCTCACATCTTCACGGGAATTTGTAAGTAAAATGGTGGAAGAAAGTATTGtaaagcttgaagaagaggatatagACAGGGAGAGTATCATGAGATGGGAGCTTGGTGCTTGTTGGATACAGCATTTACAAGACCAAAAGAATACGGAAAaggacaaaaaacaaaacagtgaAAAATCCAAGAACGAATTGAAGGTGGAAGGACTTGGGAAACCGCTTAAGTCCCTCAATAGcagcaaaaagaaaacagatgtAAGCAGCCCTAAGACGACGCAGACTGCAGTATCCTCTGAGGTTGATGGGGTTTCTTCAGAGACTAATAATTCTGCAGCAACTGCATCTTTGCAATCCGATGCCGAGAAGAATGCCCAAGAAAATGTACTCGTCTTGAAGAATTTGTTGTCTGATGCAGCCTTCACTCGCCTAAAAGAGTCAGATACTGGACTTCATCACAAG tcTTTGCAAGAACTTGTCGACTTGGCACAGAATTATTATACTGAAGTTGCTATTCCGAAACTG GTTGCAGATTTTGGTTCCTTGGAGCTCTCCCCAGTCGATGGTCGTACTCTAACTGATTTTATGCACACAAGAGGTCTTCGGATGCGTTCTTTAGGATATGTT GTGAAGCTTTCAGATAAGTTGTCACATGTACAATCACTGTGTGTTCATGAGATGATAGTAAGAGCCCTTAAACATATCCTCCAGGCGGTGATTTCGGCCATTGCTACTGACACTGACAATATAGCTATAAAAGTAGCTGCTGCTTTGAACATGATGCTTGGGATTCCTGAAAATACTGCAGCACCACCACAGAACACTTGGAATGTCCATCCTCTGATCTTCTGGTGGTTGGAGAAATTCTTGAAGAAGCGATATGATTATGATCTTAATGCCTTCAGTTACAAGGATCTACGGAAGTTTGCCATTCTACGTGGATTATGCCATAAG gttGGTATTGAGTTGATTCCAAGGGACTTTGACATGGATTCTCCAGCACCGTTTCGGAAAACAGATGTGGTCAGTCTGGTCCCAGTGCATAAG CAAGCAGCATGTTCATCTGCTGATGGGAGGCAACTTCTGGAGTCTTCTAAAACAGCTTTAGATAAAGGAAAGCTTGAAGATGCGGTTACGTACGGAACAAAG gcTCTTGCTAAACTTGTAGCAGTTTGCGGTCCCTATCACAGAATGACAGCCGGAGCTTACAGTTTACTTGCTGTAGTTCTATATCACACTGGTGACTTTAGTCAG GCTACGATATATCAGCAAAAGGCTTTAGATATCAATGAGAGGGAACTTGGACTTGATCATCCAGATACGATGAAGAGTTATGGTGATCTTGCTGTCTTCTATTATAGGCTTCAGCATACAGAGCTGGCTCTTAA gtaTGTTAAGCGTGCGTTGTATCTCTTACATCTCACATGCGGTCCATCTCATCCGAACACTGCTGCTACATACATCAATGTAGCCATGATGGAGGAAGGTCTAGGAAATGTACATGTTGCCTTGAGGTACCTTCACAAAGCTCTCAAGTGTAATCAAAGGTTGCTTGGTCCTGATCACATCCAG ACTGCTGCAAGTTACCATGCCATAGCAATTGCGCTCTCGTTGATGGAGGCATACCATTTAAGTGTTCAGCATGAGCAAACAACCTTAAGAATCCTCCGAGCAAAGCTTGGGCCAGATGATTTACGTACTCAG GATGCTGCTGCTTGGCTAGAATACTTTGAGTCCAAGGCTTTTGAGCAACAAGAAGCTGCACGAAATGGAACTCCTAAGCCAGACGCGTCTATAGCCAGCAAAGGGCACCTAAG TGTATCCGATCTACTCGACTATATCAACCCAAGCCATAACGCCAAAGGGAAAGAGAGTGTGGCAGCAAAGAGGAAGAACTATATTATGAAG CTAAAGGAAAAATCCAAGCAGAGCAATGTTTCTGAACATTTAGCAGAAGTTccgagagaaaaacaaaaggagaTGTCTGAGGAGGAGACAGAAGAAACTGGATCAGAAGAAGGTAAATCAAGCGAAGAAAATCACGAGACAATTCTTGCACCAGTTGAAGAACCACCTTCTCCTCCAGTCATTGAGGAGGCTATTATGGATAACAGTAATCCAATTACATCTAGTGAAGTTTCAACCGAGCCACATCACCCTGATGGTAGTGAAGATGGATGGCAACCAGTTCAAAGACCGAGATCTGCTGGATCATATGGTCGCAGGATGAAGCAGCGACGAGCATCCATTGGGAAAGTATATACATATCAGAAGAAGAATGTTGAAGCTGATATTGATAATCCTCTTTTCCAGAATGCTACTCAGCAGAACGAAAAATACTACATTCTCAAGAAGCGAACAGCGTCGTATGCAAGCTATGCGGATCACCATTCTCCTGGTTTAACAGCTCAAGGCACCAAATTTGGGAGGAAGATAGTCAAAACCTTGGCGTATCGGGTTAAATCGATGCAGCCGTCTTCTGGTAATACTAAGACTGCTGGTgaaacttcagaagaagatGGGTTAAAGACAGATGCTTCTTCTGTTGTGCCAGCTACTCAGTCTAGTACTGTGCAAAGTGAAGCCTACCACACGAAAAACTCTGTTGTAAGTCTTGGAAAATCTCCATCATACAAGGAAGTAGCATTGGCACCACCTGGTTCGATTGCCAAGTATCAAGTCTGGGCTCCACAAAATGAAGCTTCAGATAAGCAAGAGGGTGATGAGTTGGAGAGAACAGGATTACAGGAAGAGGTTAAAACTGAATTCTCTGCAAACATGGAATCTACCAAAACTCAAGGCGAAGAAGATATCAAAGTAGAGTTACAACCATCTGAAGTGATAGTTGAAGGAAacattttaattgaaaatgaagaaTCTGGTGGTGGCATTCATGTGGAAGAACAAGTTGAAGGTGAATTGATAAACGAAGGTGTTACAGATATAATTCATTCAACCACAGAGCAAGAAATGGCAGATCAGTTAGCTGCTGATACCGAAGATCTGAAGGAAAAACTATTAATATCTGCTACAGACTCAAGCGACCCCTCACGAATATTGTTACCTAACAAGAAGCTATCTGCTTCAGCTGCTCCATTCAACCCATCATCACCTCCAAGTATAATACGTCCTACTCCAATAGGAATGAACATTGGACCGTCTTGGCCTGTGAACATGACTCTTCATCACGGACCTCCTCCTCCTTACCCTTCACCTCCGTCAACTCCAAACTTGATGCAGCCAATGTCCTTTGTTTATCCTCCTCCTTACACTCAGTCAGTCCCCACAAGTACTTACCCTGTAACAAGTGGCCCTTTTCATCCCAATCAGTTCCCGTGGCAGCTCAATGTGTCGGATTTTGTACCAAGAACGGTTTGGCCTGGATGCCATCCAGTTGAGTTCCCCCCTCCCCAGATGATCACCGAGCCAATAGCTGCAACTGTGTTAGAGCCAACTGTGATTCTGCCAACTGATATTGACACTTCAGGAGTAGAAGAAGgcataaaaaaggaagaagaagaagaagaaggcaagcGAGATGTGGCTATCGCGGACGAAGTTATGGATTCTGTTAACCATGTGAACAATGCAGTGGCTCGCAGTGAAATGGAGAATGGAAACCGAAAAGCCGAGGATGGTGAGAAAACTTTTAGCATTTTGTTAAGAGGGAGGAGAAGCAGGAAACAGACACTGAGAATGCCAATAAGTTTGCTTAAACCTTATGATTCTCAACCGTTCAAGCTTGGTTATAGCAGAGTTATCAGAGACAGCGAGGCTCCAAG GTAA